A single genomic interval of Candidatus Jordarchaeales archaeon harbors:
- a CDS encoding 50S ribosomal protein L32e: MEKRLLMLRKRLKMKKPDFIRCESWRYVRVKPNWRRPRGIDNKMREKEKGWPKSPNVGYRAPRKVRGLHPSGFKEVIVWRAEDLEKLDPNIHAIRIAGTVGRRKALEIMDKAEERGFWVLNPRIVREEIEKEILEETIEKTEEVVHEEGTRLSEVEWIDKESAKKLEEVGVFTLEALADEDNPRELSEITGIALEKLEEWIKRAREECKEEKK; the protein is encoded by the coding sequence GTGGAGAAACGACTCTTAATGCTTAGGAAGAGATTGAAAATGAAGAAACCAGACTTTATTAGGTGCGAGAGCTGGAGGTACGTCAGGGTAAAACCGAATTGGAGAAGGCCACGTGGAATAGATAATAAAATGAGGGAGAAAGAAAAAGGGTGGCCGAAGTCACCTAATGTAGGATATCGAGCGCCCAGAAAGGTTAGAGGACTTCACCCATCAGGCTTTAAAGAGGTTATTGTGTGGAGAGCAGAAGATTTAGAAAAGTTGGATCCTAACATTCATGCTATAAGAATTGCTGGTACTGTAGGTAGGAGAAAAGCTCTTGAAATAATGGATAAGGCTGAAGAAAGGGGCTTTTGGGTTCTTAACCCCAGAATAGTTAGAGAGGAAATTGAAAAAGAGATCTTAGAAGAAACCATAGAAAAAACAGAAGAAGTTGTCCACGAAGAAGGGACGCGTCTATCCGAAGTCGAGTGGATCGACAAGGAGAGCGCAAAGAAGTTGGAAGAAGTTGGCGTTTTTACACTTGAAGCGCTCGCCGATGAAGATAATCCAAGGGAGCTTTCTGAAATAACGGGAATAGCTTTAGAGAAACTTGAGGAATGGATTAAAAGAGCTAGAGAGGAATGTAAGGAGGAAAAGAAATGA
- the rplX gene encoding 50S ribosomal protein L24, with protein sequence MKKTISPRKQRKALYNAPLHVRHKMFGARLSPELREKYGVKTLPVREGDEVLVMRGTFKGTEGKVVEVDRKKYRIYVENVTIEKADGTVVYYPIHPSKVMITKLKLDDERRKKIIERKRAVLEA encoded by the coding sequence ATGAAGAAGACTATAAGTCCTAGAAAGCAAAGGAAAGCATTGTATAATGCACCCTTACACGTAAGGCACAAAATGTTTGGCGCGAGATTGTCCCCAGAGCTTAGGGAAAAATATGGGGTCAAAACTCTGCCGGTACGTGAAGGAGACGAAGTGTTAGTGATGCGAGGAACGTTTAAGGGAACTGAAGGAAAAGTTGTAGAAGTTGACAGGAAAAAATATAGAATCTATGTGGAAAATGTGACTATAGAAAAGGCGGATGGAACGGTAGTTTATTATCCAATCCACCCCTCGAAAGTTATGATAACCAAGCTTAAACTTGACGATGAGCGAAGGAAGAAAATTATAGAGAGAAAAAGAGCGGTCTTGGAGGCGTAG
- a CDS encoding 30S ribosomal protein S14, with protein sequence MGTRKFGKGSRVCRNCGTHRGIIRRYGLMICRRCFREKAAKMGFKKYN encoded by the coding sequence GTGGGAACAAGGAAGTTTGGTAAGGGAAGCCGCGTATGTCGTAATTGTGGAACCCATAGAGGAATAATTAGACGCTACGGATTAATGATCTGCCGCAGGTGCTTTAGAGAGAAAGCGGCGAAGATGGGGTTCAAAAAGTATAACTAG
- a CDS encoding 50S ribosomal protein L6 translates to MVKTFHAALEVKIPDNVNVDIDGMKVRVKGPLGELEKDFSHARGISIRKEDNKIVLEAYYPKKKQLAVLGSVRSHIKNMIVGVTQGYKYVMKIVYAHFPISVKFVPESREVIIENFLGEKSPRKTYVLPGVNVKVEKDDVILTGIDIEAVGQSAANIQQATKIREKDPRVFQDGIYVYRKYVGDKLVWKIL, encoded by the coding sequence ATGGTCAAGACGTTCCATGCAGCTCTCGAAGTTAAAATTCCTGACAATGTAAACGTGGACATTGATGGCATGAAAGTGCGTGTCAAGGGCCCTCTAGGTGAGCTGGAAAAGGATTTTTCACATGCAAGAGGGATTTCCATAAGAAAAGAAGATAATAAAATCGTTTTGGAAGCCTATTATCCAAAAAAGAAGCAGTTGGCTGTTCTAGGCAGTGTGAGAAGTCATATTAAGAATATGATCGTAGGTGTGACGCAAGGTTACAAGTATGTTATGAAAATTGTCTATGCACACTTCCCAATTAGTGTAAAATTTGTTCCAGAGTCTAGAGAAGTGATCATAGAAAACTTCCTAGGCGAAAAAAGTCCTAGGAAAACTTACGTTCTTCCAGGAGTAAATGTCAAAGTAGAAAAAGACGACGTAATATTAACAGGTATAGACATTGAGGCTGTGGGGCAAAGCGCTGCAAATATACAACAAGCAACAAAAATCAGAGAAAAGGATCCAAGAGTCTTCCAAGACGGCATATATGTTTACCGCAAATATGTTGGAGATAAACTCGTATGGAAGATCCTATAA
- a CDS encoding 30S ribosomal protein S17, producing the protein MTRNIGVDVKPPRQSCNDPYCPFHGKISVRGMMFEGEVVSDKMQRTVTVEREYLKYNSKYKRYERRRSKIHAHNPPCIDAKKGDKVKIMECRPLSKTVSFVVIEKISEKGD; encoded by the coding sequence TTGACGCGTAACATAGGTGTTGACGTTAAACCGCCACGACAAAGCTGCAATGATCCGTACTGCCCGTTCCATGGAAAGATTTCAGTGAGAGGCATGATGTTTGAAGGCGAGGTTGTAAGCGACAAAATGCAGAGGACAGTAACCGTTGAGAGAGAATATTTGAAGTACAACTCGAAATATAAACGCTATGAAAGGAGAAGGTCTAAAATTCACGCGCATAACCCACCATGTATAGATGCTAAAAAAGGGGATAAAGTTAAAATTATGGAGTGTCGTCCCTTAAGTAAAACAGTCTCATTTGTGGTTATAGAGAAAATCTCAGAAAAAGGCGATTAA
- the rpmC gene encoding 50S ribosomal protein L29, which translates to MSYKIKEIRSWSDEELKKKLDELRAEQLNLRMIKLLGGSIENPARIRNIRRTIARILTVINERKRKAEVEQKEGEQKEK; encoded by the coding sequence ATGAGCTACAAGATTAAAGAAATAAGGTCTTGGAGCGACGAAGAGTTAAAGAAAAAACTTGATGAGTTGAGGGCGGAGCAGCTAAACCTACGCATGATAAAGTTGCTCGGTGGATCAATCGAAAACCCTGCAAGGATAAGAAATATTAGGAGAACTATTGCAAGGATCTTGACTGTCATTAACGAAAGGAAGAGGAAGGCGGAAGTTGAGCAGAAGGAAGGTGAGCAGAAAGAAAAGTAG
- the rplV gene encoding 50S ribosomal protein L22 gives MPRFGYSIYGLDPALTAKASGRDLRISPKAAREICNTIKGMMLYEAKKLLEDVIHLRRPIPFRRHKGKQAHKRGLQGWHSGRYPVKAAREIMKILDNVETNAEQKGLDVDNLRIIHAAAHKGPVMKRYIPRAFGRATPKFRRLTHVEIVVKEERSE, from the coding sequence ATGCCCAGATTTGGATACTCGATTTACGGGCTTGACCCAGCACTGACTGCAAAGGCAAGCGGGCGTGACTTGAGAATCTCGCCTAAAGCAGCCCGTGAAATATGTAACACGATTAAAGGTATGATGTTATATGAAGCAAAAAAGCTCTTAGAGGATGTTATACACCTTAGGAGACCGATACCTTTCAGGAGGCATAAGGGCAAGCAAGCACATAAACGTGGACTCCAGGGCTGGCATTCAGGCAGGTACCCTGTTAAGGCGGCACGAGAAATAATGAAGATTCTAGATAATGTTGAAACAAATGCCGAACAGAAAGGGTTAGATGTTGATAACTTGAGAATAATACACGCCGCGGCACATAAAGGACCTGTTATGAAGCGTTATATCCCCCGTGCTTTTGGTAGAGCTACACCTAAGTTTAGAAGGCTCACTCATGTTGAAATAGTTGTTAAAGAGGAGAGAAGCGAGTGA
- a CDS encoding DUF447 family protein gives MELRLSKLGFEPKCVYEVIVTTLNEDKTLNAAPMGVLLGGDDILIMQPYIATRTYHNISRTREAVVNITDDITLFFTTIFEKEKVRELPVLKAKHVSVPILADSKAYVECMVEGEPVVYDGRAKVTLRALECGLLSQNSRPICRAFNVILESIIHFTRVKYLVEKGDINGVMKLLELITFYKDLVKRVCGGTRYEEMMNRIYEEAYMSAKGIKGTLSMFP, from the coding sequence GTGGAACTAAGATTAAGTAAATTGGGATTTGAACCGAAATGCGTGTATGAAGTCATCGTTACAACACTTAACGAGGATAAAACGCTCAACGCAGCTCCAATGGGCGTCTTATTGGGGGGAGACGATATCCTAATAATGCAACCGTATATCGCCACAAGAACCTACCACAACATATCTAGGACGAGAGAGGCTGTAGTGAATATAACAGACGACATCACACTCTTCTTCACGACAATTTTCGAGAAAGAAAAAGTAAGAGAGTTGCCTGTCTTGAAAGCAAAACACGTTTCAGTACCTATTCTAGCTGATTCCAAAGCTTATGTAGAATGTATGGTTGAAGGGGAACCTGTAGTGTATGATGGAAGAGCAAAGGTAACTTTGAGGGCGCTCGAGTGCGGACTCTTGAGCCAAAATTCTAGGCCCATTTGTAGGGCGTTCAACGTGATTTTAGAGTCGATAATACATTTTACGCGGGTAAAGTACTTAGTTGAAAAAGGTGACATAAACGGGGTGATGAAACTGTTGGAGCTGATAACATTTTACAAAGACCTTGTAAAAAGAGTATGTGGTGGAACGCGGTACGAAGAAATGATGAATAGAATTTATGAGGAAGCGTACATGAGTGCAAAAGGAATTAAGGGAACCTTGAGTATGTTTCCCTAG
- a CDS encoding 50S ribosomal protein L18, protein MAKGARYRIPFRRRREGKTNYRRRRKLVISGRLRLVVRGSLNNFSAQLVEPKFGGDKTLVSAHSRELVKKYGWKGHCGNVPTAYLTGFLLALKAKKAGFRDAILDIGLHTPSKGCRVFAALKGALDGGLEIPHGEEIFPSEERIRGEHIAEYARKLLEENPELYAKQFSAQIKRGVRPENLPEHFDEVKEAIVKEFGG, encoded by the coding sequence ATGGCAAAAGGAGCACGCTACAGAATTCCTTTCAGAAGGAGACGTGAAGGGAAAACAAATTATAGGCGTAGGAGGAAACTCGTTATTTCAGGTAGGTTGAGACTTGTGGTTCGAGGGAGCCTTAACAATTTCTCAGCTCAACTAGTAGAGCCGAAATTTGGTGGAGATAAAACTTTAGTTTCAGCGCACTCCAGGGAACTAGTCAAGAAATACGGCTGGAAAGGCCATTGTGGAAATGTGCCCACCGCTTACCTTACAGGCTTTCTCCTGGCGCTAAAAGCTAAGAAAGCAGGATTTAGAGACGCCATACTTGATATCGGATTACATACCCCGTCCAAAGGATGCCGCGTCTTCGCAGCTCTTAAAGGAGCCCTAGATGGAGGACTAGAAATACCCCATGGAGAAGAGATATTTCCAAGTGAGGAAAGAATTAGAGGAGAACACATAGCCGAGTATGCTAGGAAACTTTTAGAAGAAAACCCGGAACTTTACGCTAAACAGTTTTCTGCTCAAATAAAGCGAGGGGTTAGGCCGGAAAATCTACCCGAACACTTCGACGAAGTTAAAGAAGCAATAGTCAAGGAATTTGGAGGTTAA
- a CDS encoding 30S ribosomal protein S4e, with amino-acid sequence MGKMGQSRHLKRMAAPGSWRIPRKGTTWVVKPSPGPHPIEDSIPLLILVRDLLKIADNMREAKKIIKSGHIKVDGVVRKDHKFPVGLMDVVEIPLIDKAYRVLPSKKWFTLVQIDAREAEFKLCQIRNIITVKGGNIQLALHDGRNILLPVENPKISPHEVYPYNTRDTIKILLENQEIVDHVPFKEGAYSLIVGGKMRGGQGEIVEIRRRIGRRASTAIVKCDGNFVETLLDYVFPVGLTQPLIKLPGVEESTWSS; translated from the coding sequence ATGGGTAAGATGGGGCAAAGTAGGCATCTTAAACGGATGGCTGCTCCAGGAAGCTGGCGCATTCCCCGAAAAGGGACAACATGGGTGGTTAAACCCAGTCCAGGGCCGCATCCTATTGAAGATTCGATCCCATTACTAATCCTAGTGCGCGACCTATTGAAGATAGCGGATAACATGAGGGAGGCAAAGAAAATCATAAAGAGTGGACACATTAAGGTGGATGGAGTTGTCAGAAAAGACCACAAGTTTCCTGTTGGCTTAATGGATGTTGTAGAAATCCCCTTAATAGATAAGGCATATAGGGTGCTTCCTTCGAAAAAGTGGTTCACATTAGTTCAAATAGATGCTAGAGAGGCAGAATTCAAGCTTTGTCAAATAAGGAATATAATAACAGTCAAGGGTGGAAACATACAGTTAGCGCTACATGATGGTAGGAACATATTGCTGCCTGTAGAGAACCCCAAAATTTCGCCTCACGAAGTTTACCCTTACAACACAAGAGATACGATAAAAATACTATTAGAAAACCAGGAAATAGTTGATCATGTGCCCTTTAAGGAAGGGGCGTACTCTTTGATAGTTGGAGGAAAAATGAGGGGCGGGCAAGGGGAAATAGTCGAAATAAGGAGGAGAATTGGTCGAAGAGCAAGCACAGCGATTGTCAAGTGTGATGGTAATTTTGTTGAGACGCTATTAGACTACGTGTTCCCAGTGGGTTTAACACAGCCTCTAATTAAATTGCCAGGCGTGGAGGAATCAACATGGAGCAGTTAA
- a CDS encoding UbiA family prenyltransferase, which produces MKFLVSTFTLSPSFLTAYLAIFLASISGCNVNSYADAQESDKHAFYQKDYVNPIVEGSISPRNIAWISLLSSFVSILVGLIVSCIFAAIIMLGHFFSLTYSYKPRFKSKPPLDLTWNTIGLAVLPFVAGYVVYTSSPEGLSLSSVTLSLVHVLMHSLKTYFGSILSLVYILGKTFPLNYFLGSTLLGAAFYTLTATLDYEADKLSGVRTLAVALGKRRCLSLGMILYLMSGIPLLDALKSNIHFAVGFLSFLLVFMWTLMKPSGERIWLSIKALSLFLVLCFIAKVATFL; this is translated from the coding sequence GTGAAATTCCTTGTTTCTACTTTTACCTTAAGTCCCTCTTTCCTTACAGCATACCTTGCAATTTTTCTCGCCTCCATTTCTGGATGTAATGTAAACAGTTACGCCGACGCTCAGGAAAGTGACAAACACGCCTTCTACCAGAAAGATTATGTTAACCCGATAGTTGAGGGGAGTATTTCACCGAGAAACATAGCTTGGATAAGCTTGCTTTCATCATTTGTGAGCATTTTGGTAGGCCTCATAGTCTCCTGCATCTTTGCAGCGATAATTATGTTAGGGCATTTCTTCTCTCTAACTTATTCGTACAAGCCTAGATTTAAAAGTAAACCTCCTTTGGACCTCACCTGGAATACTATAGGCTTAGCGGTTTTACCATTTGTTGCAGGTTACGTGGTTTACACAAGCTCTCCCGAAGGTTTATCCTTATCCTCAGTTACTCTTTCACTAGTGCACGTTTTAATGCACTCCCTCAAGACTTATTTCGGCTCTATCTTATCGCTGGTATATATTCTTGGAAAGACATTTCCGTTAAACTACTTTTTGGGCTCAACGCTTCTGGGGGCTGCGTTTTACACATTAACCGCCACCTTGGACTATGAAGCAGATAAGCTCTCAGGAGTAAGAACATTAGCAGTGGCATTAGGTAAAAGGCGTTGTCTGTCACTTGGAATGATTCTCTATTTGATGAGTGGTATCCCTCTGCTTGACGCGTTAAAATCGAACATCCACTTCGCAGTCGGCTTCCTTTCATTTCTGCTTGTTTTCATGTGGACTCTTATGAAGCCAAGCGGAGAACGCATATGGCTATCCATAAAGGCGCTGTCATTGTTCCTTGTACTCTGTTTCATAGCTAAAGTTGCAACTTTCCTCTAG
- a CDS encoding 30S ribosomal protein S3, with translation MSAKAHFIRSAIQKVEIDEFLSKELKKAGYAGVELQKTALGTNVIIYASKPGLVIGKRGRNIQQLTEILEKRFKVENPQISVQEVENPELNARVMANRLAIELEKGTNYRRASYFILKRIMSAGALGCEITVSGKLTSQRAKYRKFKQGTLVKCGEPAQLFVDRAVAYALLKPGVMGVEVKIMLPNAVLPDNVEFKKAEKAEEVKTGEVKEEG, from the coding sequence ATGTCAGCAAAAGCCCACTTTATCCGCAGCGCTATACAAAAAGTTGAGATTGACGAGTTCCTCTCAAAAGAGCTAAAGAAGGCGGGCTATGCGGGTGTAGAGCTCCAAAAGACAGCGCTAGGAACCAACGTGATTATTTACGCTTCCAAACCTGGGCTGGTAATTGGAAAAAGGGGTAGAAACATACAGCAACTAACAGAGATACTAGAAAAGAGGTTTAAGGTAGAGAACCCACAGATAAGTGTTCAAGAAGTAGAGAACCCGGAGCTAAACGCACGTGTGATGGCTAACCGGCTCGCAATAGAGCTGGAGAAGGGGACAAATTACCGTAGAGCAAGCTACTTCATTTTGAAGAGGATAATGAGCGCTGGTGCACTCGGATGCGAAATTACAGTTAGCGGAAAGTTGACGAGTCAGCGTGCCAAATACCGCAAATTTAAGCAAGGGACTCTCGTAAAATGCGGTGAGCCAGCCCAGCTGTTCGTTGACAGAGCAGTAGCCTATGCACTACTTAAACCGGGAGTTATGGGAGTAGAAGTGAAGATAATGCTGCCAAACGCCGTGCTTCCAGACAATGTGGAGTTCAAAAAAGCAGAAAAAGCTGAGGAAGTGAAAACTGGGGAAGTGAAAGAGGAAGGGTAG
- a CDS encoding roadblock/LC7 domain-containing protein translates to MSLDEKTAKRLIRVLQQVEDTTKLEGVAIVNRDGLRVACAESAKVDVDTISTASAAIINTSETTAAQLGHGNVSEVIIKGDSGYLIITRVDDQHFMVASSRDIMRLGLNLGILKRYARSIAELLAQSKAKVAVPQTIITQPILPPPAVSREETVSDKEAIFEALRALGLEDAVTEVQVQSRKGEERTERI, encoded by the coding sequence ATGTCGCTTGACGAAAAGACCGCAAAGAGGCTTATCCGGGTACTCCAACAAGTAGAGGATACCACCAAACTTGAGGGAGTTGCAATAGTAAATAGAGATGGGTTAAGAGTCGCTTGCGCGGAGTCGGCTAAAGTCGATGTCGACACCATTTCAACGGCTTCAGCGGCAATAATAAACACTAGTGAGACGACCGCCGCGCAGCTGGGGCATGGAAACGTTTCTGAGGTAATAATAAAGGGTGATTCAGGATACCTAATTATAACGAGAGTTGATGACCAACATTTCATGGTTGCATCAAGCAGAGACATTATGAGATTAGGGTTAAATCTCGGAATTCTTAAGAGGTACGCGCGATCTATAGCAGAACTTCTCGCACAATCAAAGGCTAAAGTAGCAGTACCACAAACGATAATAACACAACCGATTTTGCCTCCTCCAGCAGTTAGTAGAGAAGAAACTGTCAGTGACAAGGAGGCGATCTTTGAAGCTCTAAGAGCTTTAGGGCTCGAAGACGCAGTTACCGAAGTGCAAGTTCAAAGCAGGAAAGGAGAAGAAAGAACAGAGAGAATATGA
- a CDS encoding 50S ribosomal protein L14, whose product MSKRGAAKVRVGIKPKVSRGLPNGARVLCADNSGAKVVQIISVIGYKGRLNRYPSAGVGDMVSVAVKDGTPEMRKQVLRAIVIRQRKPYRRRSGEWIQFEDNAVVIVSPEGDPKGTEIHGPVAREAAERWPKLAGIARIIV is encoded by the coding sequence ATGTCGAAGCGCGGTGCTGCCAAGGTACGTGTTGGAATTAAGCCTAAAGTCTCTCGTGGTTTGCCTAATGGTGCAAGGGTTCTATGTGCTGATAACTCTGGTGCTAAAGTAGTTCAGATAATATCTGTGATAGGCTACAAAGGGCGTCTAAACAGGTATCCTTCTGCAGGTGTTGGGGACATGGTATCCGTGGCGGTGAAGGACGGAACACCTGAAATGAGAAAACAGGTTCTAAGAGCGATTGTAATTAGGCAAAGAAAGCCGTACAGGAGGAGAAGTGGTGAGTGGATACAGTTTGAAGACAATGCAGTAGTTATAGTGTCTCCAGAAGGAGATCCAAAAGGAACAGAGATACACGGACCAGTAGCGCGGGAAGCGGCGGAAAGATGGCCTAAACTGGCAGGTATAGCTAGGATAATAGTTTAG
- the radA gene encoding DNA repair and recombination protein RadA, with product MSFDSLEEIPGVGPAIAKKLYEAGYRTPEAVAVATPKEIAIAAEIGESTAAKIIEAARELVNIGFISAEEFLEQRKKISQITTGCKNLDELLGGGIETRGITELFGEFRTGKTQICHQLSVTVQLPVESGGLDGEAVYIDTEGTFRPERLLQIAKRFNLDQKKVLQRVIYARAYNSDHQLYLAQSVEDLINEGKNIKLIVVDSIVGHFRSEYIGRGLLAERQQKLNKHLHTLLRLAELYNLAVVVTNQVMAKPDAFFGDPTQPVGGHIVAHNCTTRIYLRKGKGNQRIARVVDSPFLPEQETVFLITEDGVVDG from the coding sequence GTGTCGTTTGACTCACTGGAAGAAATCCCAGGGGTTGGGCCAGCTATTGCTAAAAAACTCTACGAGGCTGGGTATAGAACTCCTGAAGCCGTAGCTGTCGCTACACCTAAAGAAATAGCGATAGCCGCAGAGATAGGTGAGAGCACTGCTGCTAAAATAATAGAAGCTGCAAGAGAACTTGTCAATATAGGTTTCATCTCTGCTGAAGAATTTCTCGAGCAAAGGAAAAAGATTTCTCAAATCACGACTGGTTGTAAGAATCTAGATGAGCTTCTCGGTGGTGGTATTGAAACAAGAGGGATAACTGAGCTTTTCGGAGAGTTCCGTACTGGAAAAACGCAAATATGCCACCAATTATCTGTCACTGTCCAGCTCCCGGTTGAGTCTGGAGGACTGGATGGGGAAGCAGTATATATCGACACAGAGGGAACCTTCAGACCGGAGCGCCTTCTCCAAATAGCAAAGAGGTTTAATCTAGATCAGAAGAAGGTGCTTCAAAGAGTCATTTACGCTAGGGCATACAACTCTGACCATCAGCTTTACCTCGCTCAAAGCGTCGAAGACCTCATAAACGAAGGAAAAAACATTAAATTAATTGTAGTTGACAGCATTGTCGGCCACTTCCGCTCTGAGTATATTGGGCGAGGCTTGCTTGCTGAGCGGCAGCAAAAACTTAACAAACATCTTCACACGCTACTTAGGCTCGCTGAGCTATATAACCTAGCAGTTGTGGTAACAAACCAAGTGATGGCTAAGCCAGACGCATTCTTCGGTGATCCTACACAGCCAGTCGGTGGCCATATAGTCGCCCACAACTGTACAACCAGAATATACTTAAGAAAAGGAAAAGGCAACCAACGAATAGCGAGAGTCGTTGATAGCCCCTTCCTACCAGAACAGGAAACAGTATTCCTCATAACTG
- a CDS encoding 30S ribosomal protein S8, with amino-acid sequence MLLDPLADALSNIMNNERVGKKEVIIRIASKLVGNVLRVMQKYGYIGEFEHIDDGRAGKFRVQLLGRINKCGVIKPRFPVKLKEIDLAERRYLPGQGIGILILTTSQGVMSHYEAKEKGIGGRLLAYVY; translated from the coding sequence ATGTTATTAGACCCACTAGCGGATGCATTATCGAACATTATGAACAATGAAAGAGTAGGCAAGAAAGAAGTAATAATCAGGATAGCATCGAAGCTTGTTGGCAACGTGTTACGCGTTATGCAAAAATATGGATATATAGGTGAATTTGAGCACATAGATGATGGAAGAGCGGGAAAGTTTAGAGTGCAACTCTTAGGGAGAATAAACAAGTGTGGTGTCATTAAACCAAGATTCCCGGTAAAACTCAAAGAAATCGACCTGGCGGAAAGAAGATACCTTCCAGGGCAGGGTATAGGAATTTTGATATTAACGACTTCTCAAGGAGTAATGTCGCACTATGAAGCAAAAGAAAAGGGAATCGGTGGGCGGCTTCTAGCCTACGTCTACTAA
- a CDS encoding ribonuclease P protein component 1: MSRRKVSRKKSSVTAANLIRHELIGLKVKVAESLNNNLVGLTGTIVDETRNTIKLRCESGEKIIPKEVCIFMFELPNGNKIEVDGRLLNGRPEERIKMKKRKIVWPLTVERQLKKVRFNPAMFEVLPLDA, encoded by the coding sequence TTGAGCAGAAGGAAGGTGAGCAGAAAGAAAAGTAGTGTAACTGCAGCAAACTTGATTAGGCATGAACTCATAGGTTTAAAAGTGAAGGTTGCGGAAAGTTTAAACAACAATCTTGTGGGGTTAACTGGGACTATAGTTGATGAAACGCGTAACACAATAAAGTTAAGATGCGAATCTGGTGAAAAAATTATTCCAAAAGAAGTTTGTATCTTCATGTTCGAGCTGCCTAATGGTAATAAAATAGAAGTTGATGGACGATTACTAAACGGACGGCCAGAGGAAAGAATAAAAATGAAAAAACGGAAAATTGTCTGGCCGCTTACTGTTGAGAGACAACTTAAAAAGGTAAGGTTTAACCCTGCGATGTTCGAGGTGTTGCCGCTTGACGCGTAA
- a CDS encoding 50S ribosomal protein L5: protein MEQLNEEAIEEKWKKNPMYKPYIAKVVVNIGVGTSGEKLVKAMKVLENLTGQKPVECRAKKTIREFGIRRREPIGCKVTLRKEAARIFLEKVLDAVDRTINPDSFDKYGNVSFGIREHIDIPGTKYDPELGVFGMDVCISFERPGYRVSRRKRKKAKIPLRQRVTKEEAMLILKKEFNVKFGERAKKW, encoded by the coding sequence ATGGAGCAGTTAAACGAAGAAGCCATAGAGGAAAAGTGGAAGAAAAACCCCATGTACAAACCTTACATAGCAAAGGTTGTAGTAAACATAGGTGTTGGAACAAGTGGCGAAAAACTTGTAAAAGCCATGAAGGTGTTAGAAAATCTAACAGGGCAGAAGCCGGTCGAGTGCAGAGCTAAGAAAACTATAAGGGAATTTGGAATTAGAAGGCGTGAACCCATAGGATGTAAAGTAACTCTTAGAAAAGAAGCGGCAAGAATTTTCCTAGAAAAAGTGTTAGATGCCGTGGACAGAACGATAAACCCAGATTCATTTGATAAATATGGCAATGTGTCGTTCGGTATACGCGAGCACATAGACATACCGGGAACAAAGTACGACCCTGAGCTTGGAGTTTTCGGCATGGATGTATGCATTTCGTTTGAAAGACCAGGGTACCGTGTTAGTAGGAGAAAGAGAAAGAAAGCGAAAATTCCGTTGAGACAAAGGGTTACTAAAGAAGAAGCTATGTTAATACTAAAAAAGGAATTTAATGTTAAGTTTGGAGAAAGAGCTAAGAAGTGGTGA
- a CDS encoding 50S ribosomal protein L19e: MNLTVQRRLAAEILNVGENRVWFDPERLEEISAAVTREDIRNLIKQGAIKAKPKEGISRARARELKEKKKKGRRRGPGSRKGKATAHMSRKEKWMIKIRAIRKYLRSLRARRIITQSTYRKLYRLAKGGMFDSVAYLKSYIKEKKLARK; the protein is encoded by the coding sequence ATGAACTTGACTGTTCAGCGAAGGCTTGCAGCTGAGATACTTAACGTCGGAGAAAATAGGGTTTGGTTCGACCCCGAAAGGCTTGAGGAGATTTCTGCTGCAGTTACACGTGAGGACATACGCAACTTGATAAAGCAGGGAGCCATAAAGGCTAAACCGAAAGAGGGAATCAGTAGGGCTAGAGCCAGAGAGTTAAAAGAGAAGAAGAAAAAGGGAAGACGCAGGGGTCCGGGAAGTAGGAAGGGGAAAGCCACGGCACACATGTCAAGGAAGGAAAAGTGGATGATAAAGATTAGAGCAATAAGAAAATATCTCAGGAGTTTGAGAGCGCGCCGTATAATAACTCAAAGCACTTACAGGAAACTTTACAGATTGGCAAAAGGTGGTATGTTCGACAGCGTCGCTTACTTGAAGAGTTACATTAAAGAGAAAAAGCTAGCGAGAAAATAG